A stretch of the Papaver somniferum cultivar HN1 chromosome 6, ASM357369v1, whole genome shotgun sequence genome encodes the following:
- the LOC113290632 gene encoding protein MAINTENANCE OF MERISTEMS-like yields the protein MALIPEDAEQILGLQVEGKSTEDKFKKNLDRKFFYELTEKLFGWDEKKTYGLFVMGKKYPKKEFKLIEIRKMYAGSLEKDGDNELLSDFESRSTADAYLLYVLASVIFPDSKGNRVSVNLLQFLDPLEEVSKYSWGTAIVAHLNAQLAKESRERTSQMNGNLALLQVWIYEHFPSLTKGDGDIQLQPTWNNTEPRGTRYTYTGSQDKEEAQKLKLLAMRQKLDNMTAEEVTFDPYKGDRVVRLQDLAYYHGPLFYPYGYSMYNPHRVMYQIGYMQDSPDEDYVPLFKYKLKKCKSDKKALVVAYDHEPKTKHWNNRHLVTSRVEISWWELIGV from the exons ATGGCATTGATTCCCGAAGATGCAGAACAGATTCTAGGATTGCAGGTAGAGGGAAAATCCACGGAGGACAAGTTCAAGAAAAACCTAGATCGGAAATTTTTTTATGAATTGACGGAGAAGTTGTTTGGATGGGATGAAAAGAAGACGTATGGCCTGTTTGTGATGGGAAAGAAGTACCCAAAGAAAGAGTTTAAACTTATTGAGATTAGAAAGATGTATGCGGGGTCACTTGAGAAAGACGGAGACAATGAACTACTCTCTGATTTTGAATCTCGTTCGACGGCAGACGCATACTTGTTGTATGTCCTTGCTTCCGTTATATTTCCCGATAGCAAAGGAAACAGAGTCAGCGTCAACCTTCTTCAATTTTTGGATCCCTTGGAGGAGGTGAGTAAGTATTCGTGGGGGACTGCCATAGTAGCACATTTGAACGCTCAGCTAGCAAAGGAATCCCGAGAAAGAACTTCTCAAATGAACGGGAATTTGGCTTTACTTCAG GTGTGGATTTACGAGCATTTCCCTTCATTGACCAAAGGCGATGGAGACATCCAATTGCAGCCAACATGGAACAATACTGAACCAAGAGGAACCCGATATACGTACACTGGAAGTCAGGATAAGGAGGAAGCGCAGAAGTTGAAATTGCTAGCCATGCGCCAAAAATTGGACAACATGACAGCCGAAGAGGTAACCTTTGATCCCTACAAGGGAGATAGAGTAGTACGATTGCAAGATCTTGCATATTACCATGGCCCTCTGTTTTACCCTTATGGATACTCAATGTACAATCCGCATAGAGTAATGTATCAGATTGGGTATATGCAAGATTCACCTGATGAGGATTATGTACCACTGTTCAAATATAAATTAAAGAAATGCAAGTCGGACAAAAAGGCGTTGGTTGTTGCTTACGACCATGAGCCTAAGACTAAGCATTGGAATAATAGGCATTTGGTTACTAGTAGGGTAGAAATCTCTTGGTGGgagctgataggtgtctaa